One segment of Pseudodesulfovibrio sp. 5S69 DNA contains the following:
- a CDS encoding MltA domain-containing protein yields the protein MRHDFNDIRPTLWRAFKLLLAVACLAALLSCVRSGPLFRSGKTAPTVPKAAEADTAEAREAGGARDAEAADIPEMADIAEMAGNAEEGAGLSAALSVGEGCLYRDEAVRRLTLRPVREPLSIPACDMFFPLSNVEGARNMARLDIRSQGLDSWRALESPVQRSLEYALNMPADEPALARPGMSLTWGQVVRSLTEFLDLLPHLDADPDLLAQRFVWYGMRQKPLMTGYYTPEIEASLTRRPGYEYPIYGVPEDLRYGPVRGRYRFYRVDKGRVLSYYKRGDVDLRKVLSGRGLEIAWAKDPVDVFYMQVEGCGRLRLPDGTTRNVLYGAKNGHGFRSLGRILHAKGLLPDGHLAKEDVKRYFAKHPERMFQLMAENRSYVFFRLENSPPEGTIGKPLTPMVSLATDRKLLPLGSLLAFEAEIPEARDGRPAGKRKVAGIGLAQDTGTAIRGPHVDYYIGEGNAVAPIASNIKTEATVYLLISKEALING from the coding sequence ATGCGGCATGATTTCAACGACATACGGCCCACCCTGTGGCGGGCGTTTAAGCTCCTGCTGGCCGTGGCCTGCCTGGCCGCGCTGTTGTCGTGCGTGCGCTCCGGGCCGCTCTTCCGGTCCGGAAAGACTGCACCGACCGTCCCGAAGGCCGCCGAAGCCGACACGGCGGAAGCCCGCGAAGCCGGGGGCGCAAGGGATGCGGAGGCCGCGGACATCCCTGAGATGGCGGATATCGCCGAGATGGCGGGAAACGCGGAGGAGGGCGCCGGTCTGTCGGCCGCGCTGTCCGTCGGCGAGGGTTGCCTGTACCGTGACGAGGCGGTCAGGCGGCTGACCCTGCGGCCCGTGCGCGAGCCCTTGTCCATCCCGGCCTGCGACATGTTCTTCCCCCTGTCCAACGTGGAGGGCGCGCGGAACATGGCCCGGCTGGACATCAGGAGCCAGGGGCTCGACTCCTGGCGCGCCCTGGAGAGCCCGGTGCAGCGCAGCCTGGAATACGCCCTGAACATGCCCGCGGACGAGCCCGCCCTGGCCCGGCCCGGCATGTCCCTGACCTGGGGCCAGGTGGTCCGCTCGCTCACGGAATTTCTCGACCTGCTGCCGCACCTGGACGCGGACCCGGACCTGCTGGCCCAGCGGTTCGTCTGGTACGGCATGCGCCAGAAGCCGCTCATGACCGGCTACTACACCCCGGAGATCGAGGCCAGCCTGACCCGGCGGCCCGGCTACGAGTACCCCATCTACGGCGTGCCCGAGGACCTGCGCTACGGTCCGGTGCGCGGGCGCTACCGGTTCTACCGCGTGGACAAGGGGCGGGTGCTGTCGTACTACAAGCGCGGGGACGTGGACCTGCGCAAGGTCCTGTCCGGGCGCGGGCTCGAGATCGCCTGGGCCAAGGACCCGGTAGACGTCTTCTACATGCAGGTGGAAGGCTGCGGCCGGCTTCGGCTGCCCGACGGGACCACCCGCAACGTGCTTTACGGGGCCAAGAACGGCCACGGCTTCCGCTCGCTGGGCCGCATCCTCCACGCCAAGGGGTTGCTCCCGGACGGGCATCTGGCCAAGGAGGACGTGAAACGATATTTCGCCAAGCATCCCGAACGGATGTTTCAGCTCATGGCCGAAAATCGAAGCTACGTGTTCTTCCGTCTGGAGAACTCGCCGCCCGAGGGAACCATCGGAAAGCCGTTGACGCCGATGGTTTCACTGGCTACAGACCGAAAGCTCCTGCCGCTCGGCAGCCTGCTGGCCTTTGAGGCTGAGATTCCGGAGGCCCGCGACGGCCGCCCGGCGGGAAAGCGCAAGGTCGCGGGTATCGGCCTGGCCCAGGACACGGGCACGGCCATCCGGGGCCCCCATGTCGATTATTACATAGGCGAGGGCAACGCGGTGGCGCCCATCGCCAGCAACATCAAGACCGAGGCCACCGTGTACCTCCTCATAAGCAAAGAAGCATTGATCAATGGCTGA
- a CDS encoding DUF4254 domain-containing protein: MADITQDSIKSTIRDAVAHQIRSVMDWHYGEPVYEGDPADDLSGLQGLRELVARQHWANFQLWHVEDRARRKDVDARVIADCKYAIDKLNQKRNDLIERVDECLISMMEPLLPSEAPERYNTETAGAALDRLSIQALKIYHMKEQCSRKDVDEDHIRQCDNKVGVLKRQHNDLERAILELIDEYFAGTKKPKVYFQFKMYNDPKLNPELYGNKK, translated from the coding sequence ATGGCTGACATCACACAAGATTCCATCAAGAGTACCATTCGTGACGCCGTGGCCCACCAGATCCGGTCCGTCATGGACTGGCATTACGGCGAGCCCGTGTACGAGGGCGACCCCGCCGACGACCTGAGCGGATTGCAGGGGCTGCGCGAACTGGTGGCCCGCCAGCACTGGGCCAATTTCCAGCTCTGGCACGTCGAGGACCGCGCTCGGCGCAAGGACGTGGATGCCCGCGTCATCGCGGACTGCAAGTACGCCATCGACAAGCTCAACCAGAAGCGCAACGACCTCATCGAGCGGGTGGACGAGTGCCTCATTTCCATGATGGAGCCGCTCCTGCCCAGTGAGGCCCCGGAGCGGTACAACACCGAGACCGCGGGCGCGGCCCTGGACCGGCTGTCTATCCAGGCGCTCAAGATATATCATATGAAAGAGCAGTGTTCGCGCAAGGATGTGGATGAAGACCACATCCGGCAGTGCGACAACAAGGTCGGCGTGCTCAAACGCCAGCACAACGATCTGGAACGGGCCATCCTGGAGCTGATCGACGAGTATTTCGCCGGGACCAAGAAGCCCAAGGTCTATTTCCAATTCAAGATGTACAACGACCCCAAGCTCAACCCGGAACTCTACGGAAACAAGAAATAG
- the gatB gene encoding Asp-tRNA(Asn)/Glu-tRNA(Gln) amidotransferase subunit GatB, producing the protein MSRYETVIGLEVHAQLKTESKIFCSCSTKFGNEPNENVCAVCSGMPGVLPVLNEKVAEYATKAGLATDCEINLKSVFARKNYFYPDLPKGYQISQFELPICEHGHVDIEVDGEKKRVGLTRIHMEEDAGKNIHSAADNASFVDLNRTGVPLIEIVSEPDMRSAEEAVAYLKELRSVLLYLGICDGNMEEGSFRCDANVSIRPYGQEEFGTRAELKNLNSFKHIQKAIEYEVERQIDLVEDGDKVIQETRLYNVDKGTTHSMRGKEEAHDYRYFPDPDLVPLVLDQAWVDKWKSELPELPAAKRERFMAEYTLADYDAALITNDLAVADYFEAAVKAYAGDPKKVTNWVVGELLPFCHESGAEACGVKLTPEKLAGLLALVDDGTISVKIGKDIFRDLCASGDDPAEYVKAKGLVQVSDTSELEAMVDQVIADNPSEVEAFKGGKKKLMGFFMGQVMRLSKGQANPGVVTQLFNKKLS; encoded by the coding sequence ATGTCCCGGTACGAAACCGTCATCGGTCTGGAAGTCCATGCCCAACTGAAAACCGAGAGCAAGATCTTCTGCTCCTGCTCCACCAAGTTCGGAAACGAGCCCAACGAGAACGTCTGTGCAGTCTGCTCCGGCATGCCCGGCGTGCTGCCCGTGCTCAACGAAAAGGTCGCCGAATACGCGACCAAGGCCGGCCTGGCCACGGACTGCGAGATCAACCTCAAGTCCGTGTTCGCGCGCAAGAACTACTTCTATCCCGACCTGCCCAAGGGGTACCAGATTTCCCAGTTCGAGCTGCCCATCTGCGAGCACGGCCACGTCGACATCGAGGTGGACGGCGAGAAGAAGCGCGTGGGCCTGACCCGCATCCACATGGAAGAGGACGCGGGCAAGAACATCCACTCCGCGGCCGACAACGCCAGCTTCGTGGACCTGAACCGGACCGGCGTGCCGCTCATCGAGATCGTGTCCGAGCCGGACATGCGCTCGGCCGAGGAGGCCGTGGCCTACCTCAAGGAGCTGCGTTCGGTGCTGCTGTATCTCGGTATCTGCGACGGCAACATGGAGGAGGGCTCTTTCCGCTGCGACGCCAACGTGTCCATCCGGCCCTACGGGCAGGAGGAGTTCGGCACCCGCGCGGAGCTGAAGAACCTCAACTCCTTCAAGCACATCCAAAAGGCCATCGAGTACGAGGTGGAGCGCCAGATCGACCTGGTCGAGGACGGCGACAAGGTCATCCAGGAGACCCGGCTGTACAACGTGGACAAGGGTACGACCCACTCCATGCGCGGCAAGGAGGAGGCCCACGATTACCGCTATTTCCCGGACCCCGACCTGGTGCCGCTGGTCCTGGACCAGGCCTGGGTGGACAAGTGGAAGTCCGAGCTGCCCGAGCTGCCCGCGGCCAAGCGCGAGCGGTTCATGGCCGAATACACCCTGGCCGACTACGACGCTGCCCTGATCACCAACGACCTCGCCGTGGCCGACTATTTCGAGGCCGCGGTCAAGGCCTATGCGGGCGACCCCAAGAAGGTCACCAACTGGGTGGTCGGCGAACTGCTGCCGTTCTGCCACGAGAGCGGGGCCGAGGCGTGCGGGGTCAAGCTGACCCCGGAGAAACTGGCCGGGCTGCTCGCCCTGGTGGACGACGGGACCATCTCGGTCAAGATCGGCAAGGACATCTTCCGCGACCTGTGCGCGTCCGGCGACGACCCGGCCGAATACGTCAAGGCCAAGGGACTGGTCCAGGTGTCCGACACCTCCGAGCTCGAAGCCATGGTCGACCAGGTCATCGCCGACAACCCGTCCGAGGTCGAGGCCTTCAAGGGCGGCAAGAAAAAGCTCATGGGCTTCTTCATGGGCCAGGTCATGCGTCTGTCCAAAGGCCAGGCCAACCCCGGCGTGGTCACGCAGTTGTTCAACAAGAAACTTTCGTAA
- the mtnA gene encoding S-methyl-5-thioribose-1-phosphate isomerase — MTEHIQYSPEKDALILLDQRYLPNREDWFECKTTDDICYALVVMVVRGAPAIGVTAAYGCYLAGREVQGMDGDWKANLSAKLDQIHEARPTAVNLRWAVREMRRIWEEAGDVSLDALLDIWLDRAKEIHAGDIEMCELIGKFGGELIDDGDTVMTHCNAGALATAGYGTALGVIRGAIDQGKKVSVIANETRPFLQGARLTAYELHKDGIPVKVACDNACALLMKRGLVDKVVVGADRITANGDAVNKIGTFGVAIIAKRFNIPFYVAAPVYTIDPETPTGDDVPIEDRDPREVTHIGDHRIPPEGVEVYNLAFDPTPNELIAGIITEKGVLYPPYDLAIKKLFM; from the coding sequence ATGACCGAACACATTCAGTATTCTCCCGAGAAAGACGCCCTGATCCTGCTTGACCAGCGGTACCTGCCCAACCGGGAGGACTGGTTCGAGTGCAAGACCACGGACGACATCTGCTACGCCCTGGTGGTCATGGTCGTGCGCGGCGCGCCTGCCATCGGCGTGACCGCCGCCTACGGCTGCTACCTGGCCGGGCGCGAGGTGCAGGGCATGGACGGCGACTGGAAGGCGAACCTGTCGGCCAAGCTGGACCAGATCCACGAAGCCCGGCCCACGGCGGTGAACCTGCGCTGGGCCGTGCGCGAGATGCGCCGTATCTGGGAAGAGGCGGGCGACGTCTCCCTGGATGCATTGCTGGACATCTGGCTCGATCGGGCCAAGGAGATCCACGCGGGCGACATCGAAATGTGCGAGTTGATCGGCAAGTTCGGCGGCGAGCTCATCGACGACGGGGACACCGTGATGACCCACTGCAACGCGGGTGCGCTGGCCACGGCCGGATACGGCACGGCGCTGGGCGTGATCCGGGGGGCCATCGACCAGGGCAAGAAGGTTTCGGTCATCGCCAACGAGACCCGGCCGTTTCTGCAGGGCGCGCGGCTGACCGCATACGAGCTGCACAAGGACGGCATCCCGGTCAAGGTGGCCTGCGACAATGCCTGCGCCCTGCTGATGAAGCGCGGCCTGGTGGACAAGGTCGTGGTCGGCGCGGACCGGATCACGGCCAACGGCGACGCGGTCAACAAAATCGGGACGTTCGGGGTAGCCATCATCGCGAAACGGTTCAACATCCCGTTCTACGTGGCCGCGCCGGTATACACCATCGACCCGGAGACGCCGACCGGCGACGACGTGCCCATAGAGGACCGCGATCCGCGCGAAGTGACGCACATAGGCGACCACCGCATCCCGCCCGAGGGGGTGGAGGTCTACAACCTGGCTTTCGACCCCACGCCCAACGAACTCATCGCGGGCATCATCACCGAAAAGGGGGTGCTGTATCCCCCCTATGACCTTGCCATCAAGAAATTGTTCATGTAA
- a CDS encoding methyl-accepting chemotaxis protein: protein MKMKSVNTAIALLIATSMAVSILVAVLWVSYDTRQTVFDEGKVAMNNMVAQTMAALDNYIAQTDEMVRMLASQQAVADALAGRDALPASWLFKDLLSTSNGYWAAFAFDRNGKVVAGYNAKEQNLAGADRSSREYVKAILSGKSDHYLSNDILISKSGGGILIFAAAAVVRDHTGEIVGGVGLFPKWDNFTSKFIDPFRVAGSGYAYMLDDKGRIIAHAVNKDLYLKDMSDQEFAKVAMSAKKGETTYMWEGREKYMVFDTASKTGWKVVMSAYEDDLAAAAHNQRDELATGGAILGILLVGVLIFAVRRTITNPVKNILGFASEVAAGDLQARLEGKYKFEFKTLAAQIETMVHELKVKLGFSEGVLQGIALPCALVGEDHTLLWVNPQMCDLLQRSDPPESYVGLAPGEFFYGEPDRKTLSDRAVEQQQRLDNETAYTRVDGSVINVQVTSTPFYDMDGQLLGSLTIWVDVTEIRGQQKLIEEQNERISVAAGQAREISLSLSSAAEELSAQMEEGKRGSEDQRARAAETASAMEQMNASVLDVARNASQASEDADQAKSHAQRGEEMVNQVIESVGEVQAQTEELRLSMEALGSEAKDIGNVLEVITDIADQTNLLALNAAIEAARAGDAGRGFAVVADEVRKLAEKTMAATSEVGEAIRHIQEMTGRNVGATEQAAQAVERSTDLARESGKALLEIVGRVETASDQVRIIAAAAEEQSATSDEINQATDDINHISMDTYQVMQSANEAIQEVAAMATRLNEVIEDMAGQG from the coding sequence ATGAAGATGAAGAGCGTCAATACTGCCATAGCCCTGCTGATCGCGACCAGCATGGCCGTTTCGATCCTGGTCGCCGTGCTCTGGGTCAGCTACGACACGCGGCAGACCGTGTTCGACGAGGGCAAGGTGGCCATGAACAACATGGTCGCCCAGACCATGGCCGCATTGGACAACTATATCGCTCAGACCGACGAGATGGTGCGCATGCTCGCCTCGCAGCAGGCCGTGGCCGACGCCCTGGCCGGGCGGGACGCTCTGCCCGCGTCCTGGCTGTTCAAGGACCTTCTGTCCACATCCAACGGCTACTGGGCGGCGTTCGCCTTCGACAGGAACGGCAAGGTGGTGGCCGGATACAACGCCAAGGAGCAGAACCTGGCCGGAGCGGACCGCAGTTCGCGCGAGTACGTCAAGGCCATCCTGTCCGGCAAGTCGGACCATTATCTGTCCAACGACATCCTTATTTCCAAGAGTGGCGGCGGGATTCTCATCTTTGCCGCGGCCGCAGTGGTCCGCGACCACACGGGCGAGATCGTCGGCGGGGTCGGGCTGTTTCCCAAGTGGGACAATTTTACCTCCAAGTTCATCGACCCCTTCCGCGTGGCGGGCAGCGGGTATGCCTACATGCTCGACGACAAGGGGCGGATAATCGCCCATGCAGTGAACAAGGATCTGTACCTCAAGGACATGTCTGATCAGGAGTTCGCCAAGGTCGCCATGAGCGCGAAAAAGGGCGAGACCACCTACATGTGGGAGGGCCGTGAGAAGTACATGGTCTTCGACACCGCGTCCAAGACCGGCTGGAAGGTGGTCATGAGTGCCTATGAGGACGACCTGGCCGCGGCGGCCCACAACCAGCGCGACGAGCTGGCCACGGGCGGGGCGATCCTGGGCATCCTCCTGGTGGGGGTGCTGATCTTCGCCGTGCGGCGGACCATCACCAACCCGGTGAAGAACATTCTGGGGTTCGCCTCCGAGGTGGCCGCCGGCGACCTGCAGGCCCGCCTGGAGGGAAAATACAAATTCGAGTTCAAGACTCTGGCCGCGCAGATCGAGACCATGGTGCACGAGCTCAAGGTCAAGCTCGGTTTTTCCGAGGGCGTGCTCCAGGGCATCGCCCTGCCGTGCGCCCTGGTGGGGGAGGACCATACGCTGCTGTGGGTCAATCCGCAGATGTGCGACCTGCTTCAGCGGTCCGATCCGCCCGAGAGCTACGTGGGGCTGGCGCCCGGCGAGTTCTTCTACGGTGAGCCGGACCGGAAGACCCTGTCCGACCGCGCCGTGGAACAGCAGCAGCGGCTGGACAACGAGACCGCGTACACCCGCGTGGACGGCTCGGTCATTAACGTCCAGGTAACCTCCACGCCGTTTTACGACATGGACGGCCAACTGCTCGGCTCCCTGACCATATGGGTCGACGTGACCGAGATCCGCGGGCAGCAGAAGCTCATCGAAGAGCAGAACGAACGCATCTCCGTGGCCGCCGGACAGGCGCGGGAGATTTCCCTGTCCCTGTCCAGTGCGGCCGAGGAACTGTCCGCGCAGATGGAGGAGGGCAAGCGCGGGTCCGAGGACCAGCGGGCCAGGGCGGCCGAGACCGCCTCGGCCATGGAGCAGATGAACGCTTCGGTGCTCGACGTGGCCCGCAACGCCAGCCAGGCTTCCGAGGACGCGGACCAGGCCAAAAGCCACGCCCAGCGCGGTGAGGAGATGGTCAACCAGGTCATCGAATCCGTGGGCGAGGTCCAGGCGCAGACCGAGGAACTCAGGCTGTCCATGGAGGCCCTCGGTTCCGAGGCCAAGGACATCGGCAACGTGCTCGAAGTGATCACGGACATAGCGGACCAGACCAACCTGCTGGCCCTGAACGCGGCCATCGAGGCGGCCCGCGCCGGAGACGCCGGGCGAGGTTTCGCGGTGGTGGCCGACGAGGTGCGCAAGCTGGCCGAGAAGACCATGGCCGCCACCAGCGAAGTGGGCGAGGCCATCCGCCACATCCAGGAGATGACCGGGCGCAACGTCGGGGCGACCGAACAGGCGGCCCAGGCCGTGGAGCGCAGCACCGATCTGGCCCGCGAGTCGGGCAAGGCGCTGCTTGAGATCGTCGGCCGGGTGGAGACCGCCTCGGACCAGGTGCGGATCATCGCAGCGGCCGCCGAGGAGCAGTCCGCCACCAGCGACGAGATCAACCAGGCCACGGACGACATCAACCACATCTCCATGGACACCTACCAGGTCATGCAGAGCGCCAACGAGGCCATCCAGGAGGTGGCCGCCATGGCCACGCGGCTGAACGAGGTCATCGAGGACATGGCAGGCCAGGGGTGA
- the der gene encoding ribosome biogenesis GTPase Der — MLPIVALVGRPNVGKSTLFNRLLRKSRSITHDLPGVTRDRIYGECIMGETRFDLIDTGGMVLESEATPELSKDFEDEIFEQAREAINEANAILFVVDGKEGLTPLDQQAAEYVRRSGKPVLMLVNKVDGSEFEAHMTAEFHSLGIEFLPVSAAHGYNLHGVRDRVRKFVKGLGLPEDVDDGVEKGLRLTLLGRPNAGKSSIINALIGKDRLIVSDVAGTTRDSIDVTFEKQGKRYTFVDTAGVRKRANIQDHLEKISVIRALKNSKRSDVTILAIDITLGVGRQDKRLIEFLAKEKTPFIVVVNKADLIPRSETNRALEAFREELRLVPHVPVVMTSAVKGLGIGKLLPMAEAMRRECEIRVGTGELNRAMQAVVEKLQPPVVKRRRPKFYYVTQADEPIPTFVFFCNDHTIVKTSYVRYLENQFRKLLGIKSAPVNIVFRSSHDKKEWEKARGISALGKRGPGRERIGGAKTRRHEEKYKALKSKRRREEREAQDAKGGKGKKGK; from the coding sequence ATGCTGCCGATCGTCGCCCTGGTGGGCCGCCCCAACGTGGGCAAATCCACCCTCTTCAACCGACTTCTGAGGAAGTCGCGGTCCATCACCCACGACCTGCCCGGGGTGACGCGCGACCGCATCTATGGCGAGTGCATCATGGGCGAGACCCGGTTCGACCTCATCGATACCGGGGGCATGGTCCTCGAATCCGAAGCAACGCCCGAACTGTCCAAGGACTTCGAGGATGAGATCTTCGAGCAGGCCCGGGAGGCCATCAACGAGGCCAACGCCATCCTCTTCGTGGTCGACGGCAAGGAGGGGCTGACCCCGTTGGATCAGCAGGCGGCCGAGTACGTGCGCCGCTCCGGCAAGCCGGTGCTCATGCTGGTCAACAAGGTGGACGGTTCCGAGTTCGAGGCGCACATGACCGCCGAGTTCCACTCTTTGGGCATCGAGTTCCTGCCCGTGTCCGCGGCCCACGGCTACAACCTGCACGGGGTGCGCGACCGGGTCCGCAAATTCGTCAAGGGGTTGGGGCTGCCCGAGGATGTGGACGACGGCGTGGAAAAGGGGCTCAGGCTGACCCTGCTCGGCCGTCCCAACGCGGGCAAGTCCTCGATCATCAACGCGCTCATCGGCAAGGACCGGCTGATCGTCTCGGACGTGGCCGGGACCACCCGCGACTCCATCGACGTGACCTTCGAGAAGCAGGGCAAGCGGTACACCTTCGTGGACACGGCGGGCGTGCGCAAGCGGGCCAACATCCAGGACCACCTGGAGAAGATCAGCGTCATCCGGGCGCTCAAGAACTCCAAGCGGTCCGACGTGACCATCCTGGCCATCGACATCACCCTGGGCGTGGGGCGGCAGGACAAGCGGCTGATCGAATTTTTGGCCAAGGAGAAGACCCCGTTCATCGTGGTCGTCAACAAGGCCGACCTCATTCCCCGTAGCGAGACCAACCGGGCGCTTGAGGCGTTCCGGGAGGAGTTGCGACTGGTCCCGCACGTGCCCGTGGTCATGACCAGCGCGGTCAAGGGGCTGGGCATCGGCAAGCTCCTGCCCATGGCCGAGGCCATGCGCCGGGAGTGCGAAATCCGCGTGGGCACCGGCGAGTTGAACCGGGCCATGCAGGCCGTGGTGGAGAAATTGCAGCCCCCGGTGGTCAAGCGCAGGCGGCCCAAGTTCTACTACGTCACCCAGGCGGACGAGCCCATCCCGACTTTCGTCTTTTTCTGCAACGACCACACCATCGTCAAGACGTCCTACGTGCGTTATCTGGAGAATCAGTTCCGCAAGCTGCTCGGCATCAAGTCCGCGCCGGTGAACATCGTGTTCCGCTCCAGCCACGATAAGAAGGAATGGGAAAAGGCGCGCGGCATCTCGGCGCTGGGCAAGCGCGGCCCGGGCCGCGAGCGCATCGGCGGGGCCAAGACGCGCCGACACGAGGAGAAGTACAAGGCGCTCAAGAGCAAGCGCCGCCGCGAGGAGCGAGAGGCCCAGGACGCGAAGGGCGGCAAGGGGAAAAAAGGCAAATAG
- a CDS encoding DsrE family protein, which produces MNYDVLFHFDHDPQALDIAISNIKNYRNAFSEDRPAVVLVVNGPGVRFLDRDGEHAAQLNEVLALGVAVKVCNNALTHFNIDPARLCAGCEVVPAGVVEIVELQRRGFAYVKP; this is translated from the coding sequence ATGAATTACGACGTATTGTTCCATTTCGACCATGATCCACAGGCCCTGGATATCGCCATCAGCAACATCAAGAATTACCGGAACGCTTTTTCCGAAGACCGGCCCGCCGTGGTGCTGGTGGTCAACGGGCCGGGGGTGCGCTTCCTGGACCGGGACGGCGAACACGCGGCGCAGCTAAACGAGGTGCTCGCCCTCGGCGTGGCGGTCAAGGTGTGCAACAATGCCCTGACGCACTTCAACATCGACCCCGCGCGGCTTTGCGCCGGCTGTGAGGTGGTCCCCGCCGGGGTGGTGGAGATCGTGGAATTGCAGCGCCGGGGCTTCGCCTACGTGAAGCCCTAG
- a CDS encoding alpha-D-ribose 1-methylphosphonate 5-triphosphate diphosphatase, whose translation MDMLIRNGRALLPDGDVRQTDIIVAEGAVQEVRGPGHGSRNGTRTIDARGKLVLPGIVDLHGDGFERHIMPRAGVSFSRALGLLDTDRTMTANGITTAFHGLTCSWEPGLRSREAAHAFLADFQAVRGRLGCDTRLHLRFETYNLPALDEVESWIRDGYVDMLAFNDHIDAMFANLDRYSKMSGYLDRTGLNRDRFIQLITEIKERAAAVPEGIRRLAGAAAERGIPMASHDDPDPATRTWYDGLRCAICEFPLDEATARTARELGDAVVLGAPNALRGKSHIDRLMARDAIRMDLCDALTSDYFYPSLLQAAFALARDKVCPFPDAWRLVSAGPARAAGLADRGEIEPGKRADLVVVDDSDPSLPFAVLTLRQGTPVFSACGLGM comes from the coding sequence ATGGATATGCTCATACGAAACGGACGCGCGCTGCTCCCGGACGGGGACGTGCGGCAGACGGACATCATCGTGGCCGAGGGGGCCGTTCAGGAGGTCCGTGGCCCCGGACACGGGAGCCGCAACGGGACCCGGACCATCGACGCACGGGGCAAGCTCGTCCTGCCCGGCATCGTGGACCTGCACGGCGACGGCTTCGAGCGGCACATCATGCCGCGCGCGGGCGTCTCCTTCAGCCGGGCCCTGGGGCTCCTGGACACGGACCGAACCATGACGGCCAACGGCATCACCACCGCCTTCCACGGGCTGACCTGCTCCTGGGAGCCAGGACTGCGGAGCCGCGAGGCCGCCCACGCCTTCCTGGCCGACTTCCAGGCCGTGCGCGGCAGGCTCGGCTGCGACACCCGCCTGCACCTGCGCTTCGAGACCTACAACCTCCCGGCCTTGGATGAGGTCGAGTCCTGGATACGCGATGGATATGTGGACATGCTCGCCTTCAACGACCACATCGACGCCATGTTCGCCAATCTGGACCGCTATTCCAAAATGTCCGGCTATCTGGACCGCACCGGTCTGAACCGCGACCGGTTCATCCAGTTGATCACCGAGATCAAGGAACGCGCCGCGGCCGTGCCCGAGGGCATCCGTCGGTTGGCCGGGGCGGCGGCCGAACGGGGCATCCCCATGGCCTCCCACGACGACCCGGACCCGGCCACGCGGACCTGGTACGACGGACTGCGTTGCGCCATCTGTGAATTTCCCCTGGACGAGGCCACGGCCCGCACCGCGCGCGAGCTCGGCGACGCGGTCGTCCTGGGCGCGCCCAACGCGCTCAGGGGCAAGAGCCACATCGACCGGCTCATGGCCCGCGACGCCATCCGCATGGACCTGTGCGACGCCCTGACTTCGGACTATTTCTACCCCTCCCTGCTCCAGGCCGCCTTCGCCCTGGCCAGGGACAAGGTCTGCCCCTTCCCGGACGCCTGGCGGCTGGTCTCGGCCGGTCCGGCCCGCGCCGCCGGACTTGCCGACCGCGGCGAGATCGAGCCGGGCAAGCGGGCCGACCTGGTGGTCGTGGACGACTCGGACCCGTCCCTGCCCTTCGCGGTCCTGACCCTGCGCCAGGGCACCCCGGTCTTCAGCGCGTGCGGCCTGGGCATGTAG